A genomic segment from Maniola jurtina chromosome 9, ilManJurt1.1, whole genome shotgun sequence encodes:
- the LOC123868456 gene encoding uncharacterized protein LOC123868456, translated as MTFDVRILNDNNDEYDKRQLLEKTGNEKRKREEKDRHLERERKIIKSIDKAKSSHKEKVKQNKNIQLEERAKEKWKGKDKDRYIAKGGNEKKFIESERHTAQEVRVNGKSRVEEMESPEKRITKAVHLECVYQYPETSQMEVLLSDMMNQLTRLIVSAHEYSEGDVGRVGIMGDAHEVNNPTRSGKRFRVVNDRSPAVFETIFKQLTDEYQKFYNTTLQKIDRSKDPCDHQTEVKYIWQDLLAQSQLMLHRSTLLAAEQISPRNRADGSKHDKMKRMLGAELAKIRSEQLDTLCDNFQLCYNELL; from the exons ATGACTTTCGATGTGCGAATCctcaatgataataatgatgaataTGATAAAAGACAACTGCTAGAGAAAACAGGAAACGAAAAAAGGAAGAGAGAAGAAAAGGATAGACATCTTGAGCGAGAACGAAAGATAATCAAAAGTATTGATAAAGCAAAGTCATCACATaaagaaaaagtaaaacaaaataaaaatatacagttAGAAGAAAGAGCGAAGGAAAAATGGAAGGGAAAAGACAAAGATAGATATATTGCTAAGGGAGGGAATGAAAAAAAGTTTATAGAGAGTGAAAGACATACTGCCCAAGAAGTGAGAGTCAATGGGAAGAGTAGAGTGGAGGAAATGGAGTCGCCAGAGAAGAGGATAACTAAAGCAGTGCATTTGGAGTGTGTGTACCAGTATCCTGAGACAAGCCAGATGGAAGTTCTACTCAGTGACATGATGAACCAGCTGACCAGG TTGATAGTTAGCGCACATGAGTACAGCGAAGGCGACGTGGGCAGAGTGGGCATTATGGGCGATGCGCACGAAGTGAACAACCCTACGCGGTCAGGAAAACGCTTTCGTGTCGTAAACGACCGCAGCCCCGCTGTCTTCGAGACTATCTTCAAACAACTCACCGATGAATACCA AAAGTTCTACAACACAACACTCCAAAAAATCGACCGGTCAAAGGACCCGTGCGATCACCAAACGGAAGTTAAGTACATATGGCAAGATCTCCTAGCTCAGTCGCAACTCATGTTGCATCGCTCGACTTTGCTCGCTGCTGAGCAGATCTCCCCGAGGAACAGAGCTGATGGCTCCAAGCACGACAAGATGAAGCGCATGCTGGGGGCAGAGCTGGCGAAGATACGCTCTGAACAGCTGGACACGCTGTGTGACAACTTTCAGCTGTGTTATAATGAATTGCTTTGA